One window of the Eucalyptus grandis isolate ANBG69807.140 chromosome 8, ASM1654582v1, whole genome shotgun sequence genome contains the following:
- the LOC104415560 gene encoding probable linoleate 9S-lipoxygenase 5, translating to MADATTTKSVASNENGNKKMRCEAEELEGGRIRGQVVLRKKKATDFTSFASTIVEVGRGLVDKVTGHELGGKDVSVQFISAVNADHGNELQGKLGNPVHLEDPVKTSACSTPGELAFSLTHHLDREIGVPGAFLIRNNHHSEFFLKTVTLEDVPGHGQIHFVCNSWVYPAHCYAKDRIFFANKTYLPSETPAPLNKYREEELENLRGDGTGERKEWERVYDYAYYNDLSEPQKGPNYVRPILGGSTDHPYPRRGRTGRPPTKEDPDVESRLPILLSLSIYVPRDERFSHIKFSDLLAFAVKSVAHFLIPAAEGQFDRTPREFDNFQEILKVYEGGIKLQKNQFIESIMESVPSEMLRELLRTDSDGFLKFPTPQVIKEDKSAWSTDEEFAREMLAGVDPVLICCLQEFPCKSKLNPENNPDMRVYIEENLSGRTLDEAIKEKKLFILDHYDTLMPFLRGINTTSTKTYATRTLLCLKEDGTLKPLAIELILPHPDGDEFGEISEVYKPAKDGIEGTLWDLAKAYVSVNDSGYHQLISHWLKTHAIIEPFIIATNRQLSVLHPIHKLLHPHFRDTMSINGFARQILISAGGALEMTVFPAKFSLEMSCAAYKDWVFPEQALPADLIKRGMAVEDANSRHGLRLVIEDYPFAVDGLEIWSAIETWVRDYCSFYYKNDEMVQEDTELQSWWKELREVGHGDLKDKPWWPKMQSLDELIQTCTIIIWVASALHAAINFGQYPFGGYPPNRPAMSRRLIPEEGTPEYEELQTNREKALLKTITPQILSLLGISLVEILSKHSPDEVYLGQRDTAEWTSDEAPLQAFEKFGKRLEEIEQRITDMNSDERLRNRAGLVRMPYTLLYPSSEVGLTGKGIPNSISI from the exons GGAATGAGTTGCAAGGCAAACTTGGAAATCCAGTGCACCTGGAGGATCCGGTGAAAACCAGCGCCTGTTCAACACCGGGTGAATTGGCATTCAGTTTGACACATCATTTGGACCGGGAGATAGGAGTTCCCGGAGCATTCCTGATAAGAAATAATCATCACAGTGAGTTCTTCCTCAAGACAGTCACTCTTGAAGACGTCCCCGGTCATGGTCAGATCCACTTTGTTTGTAACTCCTGGGTTTATCCTGCTCACTGCTATGCAAAGGACAGGATCTTTTTTGCCAATAAG ACATATCTTCCAAGCGAAACACCAGCACCACTAAACAAGTACAGAGAAGAAGAATTGGAGAACCTGAGAGGAGATGGAACAGGCGAGCGAAAAGAATGGGAGAGGGTCTATGACTATGCCTACTACAATGATTTGTCTGAACCCCAGAAGGGTCCAAACTATGTCCGTCCAATTCTTGGAGGGTCTACTGACCATCCTTATCCCCGCAGGGGAAGAACAGGCCGACCACCAACTAAGGAAG ATCCAGATGTTGAAAGCAGGTTACCAATCCTGCTGAGCTTGAGCATCTATGTCCCCAGGGATGAGCGATTCAGCCACATAAAGTTTTCGGACTTGCTGGCTTTTGCTGTGAAATCTGTTGCCCATTTCCTTATACCCGCAGCTGAAGGACAATTTGATAGAACCCCACGTGAATTTGATAACTTCCAAGAAATTCTAAAGGTTTATGAAGGAGGTATCAAGCTGCAGAAGAACCAGTTCATTGAAAGCATCATGGAAAGTGTCCCTTCGGAGATGCTCAGGGAACTTCTTCGTACAGACAGCGACGGTTTCCTCAAATTTCCGACGCCTCAAGTCAttaagg AAGATAAATCAGCGTGGAGTACAGATGAGGAATTTGCAAGAGAGATGCTGGCTGGCGTGGACCCCGTTCTCATCTGTTGTCTCCAG GAATTTCCTTGTAAAAGCAAGCTCAACCCTGAAAATAATCCAGACATGAGAGTATATATAGAGGAAAACTTGAGTGGGCGCACCCTGGATGAG GCTATCAAGGAGAAGAAATTGTTCATTTTAGATCATTACGATACTCTGATGCCATTCCTTCGAGGAATAAACACAACTTCGACAAAGACCTATGCCACGAGGACACTTCTATGCTTGAAAGAAGACGGAACTTTGAAGCCATTGGCAATTGAACTGATCCTGCCCCATCCTGATGGGGATGAATTTGGTGAAATAAGCGAGGTTTACAAACCAGCCAAGGATGGTATTGAGGGTACACTTTGGGACCTAGCCAAAGCCTATGTTTCTGTCAATGACTCAGGCTATCATCAACTCATCAGCCACTG GTTGAAGACTCATGCTATCATCGAGCCATTCATAATTGCCACCAATCGGCAGCTTAGTGTTCTTCATCCGATTCATAAACTTCTGCATCCTCATTTTCGCGACACCATGAGTATCAATGGGTTTGCAAGGCAGATCCTGATCAGTGCAGGTGGAGCGCTCGAGATGACGGTTTTCCCCGCGAAGTTTTCATTGGAAATGTCATGTGCTGCTTACAAGGATTGGGTCTTTCCCGAACAAGCACTCCCTGCTGATCTCATCAAGAG AGGCATGGCAGTAGAGGATGCTAATTCAAGACACGGGCTGCGCCTAGTTATAGAGGACTACCCGTTTGCCGTTGATGGGCTCGAGATATGGTCCGCCATTGAAACGTGGGTCCGGGACTACTGCAGCTTCTACTACAAGAATGATGAGATGGTGCAAGAGGACACCGAACTTCAGTCCTGGTGGAAAGAACTCAGAGAAGTAGGTCACGGTGACCTTAAAGACAAACCTTGGTGGCCTAAAATGCAGTCCCTGGACGAACTGATCCAAACTTGCACTATAATCATTTGGGTCGCTTCGGCTCTCCATGCAGCCATCAATTTCGGGCAATACCCCTTCGGAGGGTATCCTCCAAACCGGCCCGCGATGAGCCGGAGATTAATTCCTGAAGAAGGAACTCCCGAGTACGAAGAGCTCCAGACAAACCGCGAGAAGGCTCTCCTGAAAACGATAACTCCCCAGATTCTATCCTTGTTAGGGATTTCCCTGGTGGAGATTCTGTCGAAGCACTCTCCGGATGAGGTTTACCTCGGGCAGAGAGATACGGCCGAGTGGACCAGCGATGAAGCTCCGCTTCAAGCATTCGAGAAATTCGGAAAGAGGTTGGAAGAGATCGAGCAGAGGATCACGGACATGAACAGCGATGAGAGATTGAGGAACAGGGCCGGGCTGGTAAGGATGCCTTACACTCTGCTGTATCCCAGCAGTGAGGTTGGACTTACTGGCAAAGGGATCCCAAATAGCATATCCATATGA